The following are encoded together in the Pithys albifrons albifrons isolate INPA30051 chromosome 5, PitAlb_v1, whole genome shotgun sequence genome:
- the GAR1 gene encoding H/ACA ribonucleoprotein complex subunit 1 isoform X1 yields the protein MSFRGRGGGRGGGFNRGGGGGDRGGFNRGGRGGFGRGGGRGGFNRGGYDQGPPERVVLLGEFMHPCEEDIVCKCKTEENKVPYFNAPVYLDNKEQIGKVDEIFGQLRDFYFSVKLSENMRATSFKKLQKFYIDPAKLLPLQRFLPRPPGEKGAPRGGGRGGRGGGRGGGRGGGRGKIPGLETAECWSYLGWHRWDFFSLWGICSSVLCFQAAVEYFSINSCIAKKNVIHVSV from the exons ATGTCTTTTcgtggcagaggaggaggaagaggaggtggcTTCAACCgtggaggaggtggtggtgaCAGAGGTGGCTTTAATCGTGGTGGACGAGGTGGCTTTGGACGGGGAGGTGGAAGAGGAGGCTTCAACAGAGGCGGATATGACCAGGGCCCTCCGGAAAGGGTCGTTT TGTTGGGAGAGTTCATGCATCCCTGTGAAGAGGACATTGTTTGTAAAtgtaaaacagaagaaaacaaggtgCCTTATTTCAATGCCCCAGTGTACTTGGATAATAAGGAACAGATTGGCAAAGTGGATGAAATCTTCGGACAGCTGAGAGATTTT tatttttcagtgaaactgTCCGAGAACATGAGAGCCACCTCATTTAAAAAACTGCAAAAG TTTTACATTGATCCAGCAAAGCTGCTACCTCTTCAGAGATTTTTGCCAAGACCCCCTGGAGAAAAAGGTGCTCCCAGAGGAGGTGGTAGAGGAGGACGTGGGGGAGGACGTGGGGGAGGAAGAGGCGGTGGTAGAGGTAAGATCCCAGGATTGGAAACTGCAGAATGTTGGAGTTACTtggggtggcacaggtgggatttttttagttTGTGGGGTATTTGTAGtagtgttttgtgttttcaagCTGCTGTTGAGTACTTTAGTATCAACAGCTgtattgcaaagaaaaatgttattcaTGTTTCTGTTTGA
- the GAR1 gene encoding H/ACA ribonucleoprotein complex subunit 1 isoform X2 encodes MSFRGRGGGRGGGFNRGGGGGDRGGFNRGGRGGFGRGGGRGGFNRGGYDQGPPERVVLLGEFMHPCEEDIVCKCKTEENKVPYFNAPVYLDNKEQIGKVDEIFGQLRDFYFSVKLSENMRATSFKKLQKFYIDPAKLLPLQRFLPRPPGEKGAPRGGGRGGRGGGRGGGRGGGRGGFGGGRGGRGGGFRGGRGGGGGFRGGRGGGGGFRGRGH; translated from the exons ATGTCTTTTcgtggcagaggaggaggaagaggaggtggcTTCAACCgtggaggaggtggtggtgaCAGAGGTGGCTTTAATCGTGGTGGACGAGGTGGCTTTGGACGGGGAGGTGGAAGAGGAGGCTTCAACAGAGGCGGATATGACCAGGGCCCTCCGGAAAGGGTCGTTT TGTTGGGAGAGTTCATGCATCCCTGTGAAGAGGACATTGTTTGTAAAtgtaaaacagaagaaaacaaggtgCCTTATTTCAATGCCCCAGTGTACTTGGATAATAAGGAACAGATTGGCAAAGTGGATGAAATCTTCGGACAGCTGAGAGATTTT tatttttcagtgaaactgTCCGAGAACATGAGAGCCACCTCATTTAAAAAACTGCAAAAG TTTTACATTGATCCAGCAAAGCTGCTACCTCTTCAGAGATTTTTGCCAAGACCCCCTGGAGAAAAAGGTGCTCCCAGAGGAGGTGGTAGAGGAGGACGTGGGGGAGGACGTGGGGGAGGAAGAGGCGGTGGTAGAG GAGGatttggaggaggaagaggaggaagaggaggaggattcagaggaggcagaggtggaggaggaggattcagaggaggaagaggtggTGGAGGAGGCTTTCGGG gAAGAGGACATTAA